A stretch of DNA from Zootoca vivipara chromosome 16, rZooViv1.1, whole genome shotgun sequence:
ATTAGACTTGTTtagctctgtttgtttgtttattgtgcaTATGCACCTCTCTTGTGCTGCAGGgaaactgtgtgtgagagagagacaagggGGGATGGGACACAGGCTCAGTTTTTCCCAGTTGACACCTCTGACTTCATGGGGAACTGACCACAGACTGCCAGGCCCAGAGACGGCACCCTCCAGGTTTCAGAGCAGAGTCATTTCCTCCAACCTCTGAATGTGGTTGGGGTATGTGGAGACACCTAGAACGAGATGTGGGCAgctctcttctcttcctctcccagggTTCCTCTTCTTCTTGGTCTTGGGCATTGGATACATGATCAGCCCCAACATGAAGTACGTTGCCCCTATCCAGGAGCGTGTTGTCTTTGGCATGTTCTTCTTGGGAGCCATCCTTTGCCTCTGCTTCTCCTGGCTGTTCCACACAGTCTACTGCCACTCAGAGGAGGTTTCCCGCACCTTCTCCAAGTAAGTCTACCGCCTGCCTGCTTCACCTGCCCCCCCTTCAAGTCTTCTGGGACACATGGGAAGTGGGAGACGGTGAGGAGCAAGAGTAGCTTCCATGGCACTGAAGCTCTCATGAGACACAAACGCTTGGAGCATCAGTGGGGAGCTCTTCTCTGGCTGGCAATAGATGCACAGATGGTTTTAACAGAGTCCTTGTgttagggtggccatgtgtcctactttacagaggactgtcctctctttctgaagggctgtcagaggCCATCCCTTTATCTAAAGGTATCCTCTATGGGAGGGCTGTCCAGGCCATGTGTGGTTTAAATATAAGGAGTCATATAAAGAGGGAGCCCCTCAAGTTGCCCCTCAACCAGGgcagatttgatttaaatcaaatcgatttaaatcacgatttaaatcactagtcagtaagacttgatttaaatttaaaaatttaaaagaaagactcattcttgctggtataatcttaatatttacaaccagatgaaggtttcatttttggaataataaatgttcagagtagtttttacagtatataaaaaatgaCTGATtcggttatactattagaaatacatagacagataattatgaaattattgtgaggtttaataagttaactgtttctatttggacaacttttctgctgtactttattggaaggagaaaaataattttcttaataacaatttaaacaatttatttaactaaaacaataacattatagcatatgtatccatgtttgttaactgatgtggttaaacagttttttttaaaaaaaaattaaactgagttttagcacacatgaaaaacttaagacaaatccttatttcctgatgaatagcctttggattatcatgtaacttaaatagaaaactatctttagaaagatttttcctccaaaagcattttattttaaaaatccgattttttttttaaaaaatccaatttaaattttaaaaaatccaattttaaaaaaatctgatttaaataataataaaacccatttttttaattattttttttaaatcattgatttttatccaccctgccctCAACAGTTAGCAGCACCTGCTCAGAAGACAGAGCCAGCTGGCAAACTGTCCAAGTTTTCCCTACTAGGGTGAGGTGGTGTTCATTTCCATTTAATTATCgtaattatttcttaatttgcaGCTGTGCATATAAAGTaccatgtgcaaattttatgcagattGGTGCCATCCTTTTTGCCCTGTTTTGTGCTGATGTGTCGCTCTGTCCTTCTGTGCTGCCATAATGCCAAGCATTCACATACAGTCCCTGTGCCTCAGTGGGGTCTACCACTGACTGATTCATGCCCTGGGCTCCCCTTTTAAAGAAATTGCTAGCATGTCGATCAGCACCAGCTGGCTAGGCCTGGGAGCCCCctttacatttcccacaatgccccccaACCAAGTGTTGCCTGGGGCAGCATGAGAAATTAAAGCATCTCCCACATTGGCCCGAGCAACACGCGCCATGTGAGGGGCATCATGGGAAATTCAAGCAGCCTCCTGGTGCTAAGAGAGGGCTGCCTGCTCTCTCTGTCTCCTGCTCTCTGTTGTGCAGACTGGATTACTCTGGAATCGCCCTGCTCACCATGGGCAGTTTTGTTCCTTGGCTCTATTACTCCTTCTACTGCTCACCTCAACCCCAACTCATCTACCTCGTCATCATTTGTGTCCTGGGCGTCACGGCCATCATGGTGTCGCAGTGGGACCACTTCGCCACTCCACAGTACCGGGCCGTCCGAGCAGGTAATCATGCACAATGGTCATTTTTGCATTGCTTGTGGTGGATTTCCTTAGAACACACCCATGTATCTAGTTacggtacaggtaggtagccgtgctggtcggCTCTGAAAGTGCCAGAACACAGCAGGACCCTCAGAATGGATCTCATTCTGATAAATGCATTTCCCTGTTGAGATACAGTACTTCTACACCAGGAATCACTTTGGAAATCAAGCTTGGTTAAAATAGTTCTCTTTACTAGCAAAATACAAATCCTATTACAGAGGAAAAGCTTAACTTGAGGGTAGTGCAAAAATAcaaccaggatgatcaagggtctggaaaccaagccttctgaggagtggttgaaggcgCTGGGTATCGTTAGCCTGGATATGAGACACAGGAGATAGgggagccatcttccaatatctcaagggctgtcacatggaagagggaacaagcttgttttctcctgctctggaggggaggacctgaaccaatggcttcaagctccaagaaaggagatttggactaaacatcaggaagaactttctgacagtaaaagctatTTGATAGCAGAATGGACTCCCtttgaaggtggtggactctctttccttggaggtttttaaacagaggttggatggtaatctgtcatggatgctttagtagagattcctgcattgcaggaggcagcattagatgacccttgggggtcccttctgagTCTAgaagtctatgattctgtgacatggCCAAAGCGTGCAGGAACACATTGTTAAAGGCATTTTCCCACTTGGAAGCTAGTAACAGGATTAGTACATAACAATGTGTGGAACTAGCGTAGcataatagcaaaaggtttagtGGGACAGACAGACTTTAGTTCAAGTCTCATCCTATGGCTATAGACGAGGGTTAGCCAATCGAGCACCTCTatatgatgttggactccaactctcttcAACCCtaaccattgatcatgctggctgggaatgatgggagctggagtctagcaatCTGAATTCCATGGAATATTTTAATACCTATTTTAATACTATCCTGTTTTATTTTATACTGTTGTAAATTGTTCAGAGATTTCATTTACAGTCAAATagcatacaaattttaataaataaataaataaaatacaattaaaaagcatacagcatctagcacagtacaGTACAATTGCTACCACAGTCTGTCAAGACCcctagcaattttcaagtggtcctgGACCATTGGTCTAGATAATTTGGCTTCTTTGTACATGCTGTTCTATTCTTCATATTTGACATTAAACTTTAGTTCCAGGATTGAGACCAGATAAGGACTCATCCACACAGtgacctttcttcttttttggccagGGGTGTTCCTGGGCCTCGGGCTGAGTGGCTTGGTGCCCACACTCCACTTCATGATTGCTGAAGGATTCCTCAAGGCCACGACCGTGGGGCAGATTGGGTGGCTCTTCCTCATGGCAGTCCTCTACATCCTGGGCGTGGGCCTGTACGCTGCCCGAATCCCCGAACGCTTCTTCCCGGGCAAGTGTGACATATGGGTACGTTTTGTGTGGCAATGAAAgaatgtggggagggaggaactGGCCTTTGGGGTGTAAGACACACTTGGCCAAAGGATGTCAAAAGGATCAGGGGATGTTGAAGCCCTTTTTCTGCCCAAGACCCAACTGAGCAGTCAGATTAAGCAACACTGCCACAAGAGTCTGACTTGGCAAAATGCAACTTCCTTTGGGGAAGCTCCACCATTTTTGTGACATGAATGCTTGAATTTATTTAAGCTTCCTGTAAACCAGgggaggggtcagcaacctttttcagctgcgggccagtccactgtccctcagaccatgcggtgggccggattatattttggggggggggatgaacaaattcctatgccccacaaataacccagagatgcattttaaataaaaggacacattctgctcatgtaaaaacacgccgattcccagaccatctgtgggccggattgagaaggtgattgggccgcatctggcccatgggccttagtttgcctacccctgctgtaaaccagaggttgttggattccagatcccaccagccccagacagcacagccaagggtcaggggctgatgggagctgtagtacagcAACGTCTGGGGGGCCATGAagtccccacccctggtctaaaatACAATGCAATACAAAATGAGACAATGCAATCATTATACCTGAAAAACCTGGCCTGGTTGAGAAATAGCTACGTGTCCATTAGAGTTGCTTCTTTCTGTATCGCTGGGCAGAAATCTTGCACTTttgacagctcccatcagcccctgaccCACAGGTGTTCAACTGGTCTGGCTTTTCTCCCAGCATAGAAAAGCATTGATGCAGGAAGCTTCACTTTAGACATTTCTGTCTGTTGTGGAGCAACTAAGCAAATGGGCCAGAATGAAGGAAGCAATTCTCGTGGCAGTGCAGCTGTGGACGGTGCCTCAGCAATGCctacttctgagtgaacataaCTCACATAGTTTAATGAAGAATATAAGTAGCTTAGGCAGGCTGCAATCTGCGGGTGTGTTGGGTACCTTTTAAAATTAAGCACTAAACTGGGAAACGAAGCATTATTGGCTTCATTGGGCCATTGTTTCCctcctggttttttgtttgtttgtttgtttaaaaactcATTTCCTGTCAGTTTCATTGGTGGGTttaaagtagggatgggggaacgggAACCTCTGTCCCTCCAAATGTCATTAACCTctgaccccccctctctccctccctctccctcgccTTCCTGCTCCAGTTCCACTCCCACCAGATCTTCCATGTGCTGGTGGTGGCGGCTGCTTGTGTCCATCTCCACGGGGTCTCCCAGCTGCAAGCGTTCCGCTCTTCCTTGGGGGGCACCTGTACCGAGAACACTGTGCTCTGATAGCCTTCCGAGACCAGACTGACCATCTCTCCTGGACAAGGGCAGCCCTTGCACACTGCACTCCATATGGACCTTTTAAGGGCACTGCACCTGTTTGAGGAGGGGGCTCTTCCTCccgtctccttccttcctttgaagaAAATCGCTGTGTCTCAGATCTTTTTATTCTTGGGGGCAGTGGGTTCCTTTTCTCCCCATCAGGGCAGCTCTCTcatgtgtgcacacatgcacaaaatgcCAGAAGGTATTTAAATTAGGATGAGGAACCAAAGCAATGGAACAGGACTAAAACAGTCCCTGGAAACAGCTTAGGAACCCcccagcaaacccagaagtttcTGAGAGTGGGATGGGTGCAAGGGGCCTCTGTGTGGGCCAAGGGGACGTGGGTGTTATTGTATGAAGGTCCAAGGATAGGTCTGACCAGGCCTTAGTGTGTGCATCTGTGTGTTCAATCGGTATTTATGAGGGATTTGTTTTAAACTGGCCACTAAGGGAGCATGCTCTCTGCTCAAAAGCACAGCAACCCCTTTTTTTGCTCAAACTGAACTCTGATCTCTTTGGTCAGGCAGGACTTCTGGCTTCCACGCCCAGCCCTCCCAAGGAAAGATATGGATTGGTTTCTGAGAAGCCCTCTAGGTAAATGCCAGGGGCATCTTAGGGTCTGGGTCAAAGGCCCCTGGGGAAGAGCCTTGCCCAGGCTGAAATCAGAACACAGCAGACTTGCATAGTTTTTCATTCTGGCAAGGGAAATAATCAGGGTGGGGATGGATGCAGCTGTGGGCCCCCAAGTCGTCCCTCCTTACTCTGTGGGGGTGCCTAAATGTGCtatggggcagggcaggcaggAGCCAGGATTCCTGGGCTCTGCAACCTGCTAGAAAAGATGTATGGTAAAcactttttttgtgggggcaaTGGGAAGGCAAGCTATATGGATCTTGTCTGGGAAAATAAGAATGCCTTTTATGCATAAAGGGACCAGTGTTTTAAGCAGGGGGAAGCCTTTCTGCACAGACATAGACTGTGACCTCCACCCCTCCACCAGCATTTCATAGCCCAGAGATGGGCCTGTGGAGGGAGAGCAATCCCGTGCCCAGCACTTTGTGTCCCAGGCCCTCTGCTTCTGCACCCTCCACCCCACAACAAACAGCAGGAGGTCTTATTTTTCTCCACTGAAAACAGTGGTGCTGGGACCTCTTTAATTTAGGGTGTTTGGCAGGTGAAACACACCTGGAGGGGTGAATGAAGTGGACTTCATTTACCTTTACTGTATAACGAAAGGCCATCAGTCCATGCGCTTGCTGAAGAAATCCTCAGCCCTTTGTTCCTTGGGGAGGAAGAGGTGCAGATGGCAGGGGCCGGTGTCCGTATTGGGGAGGAgggcactttccccctttgttcaTGCCCAACTACCCAAATTAGAAGACCAAGTAGCTCCAAGATCGTTGACCTTGTTGTGTCACAGCCTCCTGGGAATGCAAGCTGCTGAGCAGCTCTCTGGATTGGGCTGCACAGTGGGAAAGCAGGAAATGGATCTCCTAATTTGGGAGTGCTGTGCAATGTGCACCCAGCACCAGTGCTTCAACTCTGCAGGACAGGAGCACtgacagaggaagggggtgcggtgggtgcagcccgccctgggtgtcatccctgagcagggctggccctacgtgcaggctgggtggcgcagggcaccacagcgccggcccgccaggagggcgccgcgagctgcgcccacccgcccaccgcgctgggaaacggggcaggagggcgccggagagatcgcgctgtgcctgcccacccgctggagagatctggcgcaccacggcgccaggggcgcttaagacggtcctgtCCCCGAGGGGGGcggctcaccccacccctgcaggCACAGCATGTacgccgctccgggtgccggagaAGCTAGCTCCACCTTGGGACAGGAGGCAAGGCTACGGCCCAATGGACAAGTCTGAAAGGACAGGCGGGTAATTCTGACATctgaatctttctctctctctctcctcctgctctgcaCAGTTCATTTTTATGTATGTTAAAGCTGCAATGGCACAGGGAATGGGATGGCAAGAGGAGGCCCAAAGATCTCCTGGTTTCTGGAATGGAGCATGAGGAGGAGGTGGCTTGGAAAGAATAGTCCTTGCAATTCTTTTTGTGACTCCTGCCTCTACCTTATATTgaagagttgggagggaggggaatggtggCATCTAAGCTAAGGCCTCTCCTGCTGCTTTTTGAATATGTGACACTGCCACCTTTCTTGCGTTTGGCAACTCTTGCCAGCTTGTAAGGAGGCACGAGGCATGCTTAGCACCCCGTTTGCCTCCATGCCAGGTCTGCTGGGAGCATGTGGAAGCACTTTAAGCATAAAGATAATAATATCTAAGTTGGTGGCACCTCTCCAGGCAAGTTGGTACATGTTAACATTACAGAATGAAGAACTCCCTCCTTTTATGATCTTTGTATTTGCTGAGGTGGTGGTGATGAAAGAAGAGGCATAACTTAATGCAGGCCCGTGATTTTGGACCCATAAAGCAGATACTGCTAAATAGCTGTATTGTGACTTCCCAGTTGTTTGACAACCCCTTCATTTTTTCAGTCCCAGGCGGCAGCAAAAACAGGTTTACCAAGGGGGTGGGACTCCATTTGGATTGGAAATCACAAGCCAGGTAAACCAGACTTAATAGGACATAATTGTTGGCA
This window harbors:
- the LOC118097750 gene encoding adiponectin receptor protein 1-like, which translates into the protein MEPLKERAGWCAGYRGEEAVAEMRPLLQEDIDQDGIAMGVEPTGWGIDDPDLEENEVGTDPVRVMMLPLQAQHAMEKMEEFVLKVWEGRWRVMPYDVLPDWLKDNDFLLHGHRPPMPSFRACFRSIFRLHTETGNIWTHLLGFLFFLVLGIGYMISPNMKYVAPIQERVVFGMFFLGAILCLCFSWLFHTVYCHSEEVSRTFSKLDYSGIALLTMGSFVPWLYYSFYCSPQPQLIYLVIICVLGVTAIMVSQWDHFATPQYRAVRAGVFLGLGLSGLVPTLHFMIAEGFLKATTVGQIGWLFLMAVLYILGVGLYAARIPERFFPGKCDIWFHSHQIFHVLVVAAACVHLHGVSQLQAFRSSLGGTCTENTVL